One window from the genome of Enterobacter asburiae encodes:
- a CDS encoding LacI family DNA-binding transcriptional regulator encodes MTTMLEVAKRAGVSKATVSRVLSGNGYVSQETKDRVFQAIEESGYRPNLLARNLATKRTQTLGLVVTNTLYHGVYFSELLFHAARMTEEKGRQLILADGKHSADEEREAIQYLLDMRCDAVIIYPRFLSVEEMDEIVEKCEQPIMVLNRRLRKNSSHSVWSDHKASSQEAVSQLIAKGHREIAFITGSLDSPTGVERLSGYRDALAQHGIPLREGLIAQGKWNPASGAAAVSELLARGERFTALVASNDDMAIGAMKQLHDSGVAAPDAVSVIGFDDVAIAPYIVPSLSSVRIPVTEMIKETISRLIFMLDGGEFKYQQTFSGELILRDSVIDGPHR; translated from the coding sequence ATGACCACGATGCTGGAAGTGGCGAAGCGGGCAGGCGTTTCGAAAGCGACGGTCTCCCGGGTGCTGTCGGGAAACGGCTACGTCAGCCAGGAGACCAAAGACCGGGTGTTTCAGGCCATTGAAGAGAGCGGCTATCGCCCGAATTTGCTGGCGCGCAACCTGGCAACCAAACGTACCCAGACGCTGGGGCTGGTGGTGACCAACACCCTTTATCACGGCGTCTACTTTAGCGAACTGCTGTTTCACGCCGCGCGGATGACGGAAGAGAAAGGGCGGCAGCTGATCCTCGCGGACGGCAAGCACAGCGCGGATGAAGAGCGCGAGGCGATCCAGTACCTGCTCGATATGCGCTGCGATGCGGTGATCATCTATCCGCGCTTCCTGAGCGTGGAAGAGATGGATGAGATCGTCGAGAAGTGCGAGCAGCCCATTATGGTGCTCAACCGCCGCCTGCGGAAAAACAGCAGCCACAGCGTCTGGTCCGATCATAAAGCCTCCAGCCAGGAGGCGGTATCACAGCTGATTGCGAAAGGGCACCGGGAGATCGCGTTTATCACCGGCTCGCTGGATTCTCCCACCGGGGTTGAGCGTCTCTCCGGCTACCGGGACGCGCTGGCGCAGCACGGTATTCCGCTGCGCGAGGGGCTGATTGCGCAGGGGAAGTGGAACCCGGCCAGCGGCGCGGCGGCGGTTTCCGAACTGCTTGCCCGCGGCGAACGCTTTACGGCGCTGGTGGCGAGTAATGACGACATGGCAATCGGCGCCATGAAGCAGCTGCACGACAGCGGCGTGGCCGCGCCGGACGCGGTGTCGGTGATCGGTTTTGACGACGTGGCCATCGCGCCCTACATCGTGCCGTCGCTCTCCAGCGTGCGTATTCCGGTGACGGAGATGATCAAAGAGACCATCAGCCGCCTGATCTTCATGCTCGACGGCGGAGAGTTTAAATATCAGCAAACATTCTCCGGCGAGCTTATCCTTCGCGACTCGGTTATTGACGGCCCGCACCGCTGA
- the ascF gene encoding PTS cellobiose/arbutin/salicin transporter subunit IIBC, giving the protein MAKNYAALANDVVSALGGKENIVAVTHCMTRLRFVLKDESLTDAPRLKSISGVLGVVRNDNQCQVIIGNTVSQAYREVVSLLPTSLQPAVPEGPQKLTLRRIGAGILDALIGTMSPLIPAIIGGSMVKLLAMILEMTGVLGKGDPTLTILTVIGDGAFFFLPLMVAASAAVKFKTNMSLAIAIAGVLVHPSFIELMAKAAQGEHVEFAFIPVTAVKYTYTVIPALVMTWCLSYIERWVDRITPAVTKNFLKPMLIVLIAAPLAIVLIGPLGIWIGSAISALVYTIHGYLGWLSVAIMGALWPLLVMTGMHRVFTPTIIQTIAETGKEGMVMPSEIGANLSLGGSSLAVAWKTKNPELRQTALAAAASAIMAGISEPALYGVAVRLKRPLIASLISGFICGAVAGMAGLASHSMAAPGLFTSVQFFDPANPMTIVWVFGVMGLAVVLSFVLTLILGFEDIPVEDEAEKARALQTAPVQSKAAQA; this is encoded by the coding sequence ATGGCCAAAAATTACGCTGCGCTGGCGAACGACGTTGTCAGCGCGCTGGGCGGCAAAGAGAACATTGTCGCCGTCACCCACTGCATGACGCGTCTGCGTTTCGTTCTGAAAGACGAGAGCCTTACCGACGCCCCGCGCCTGAAAAGCATCAGCGGCGTGCTCGGCGTGGTGCGCAACGACAACCAGTGCCAGGTCATCATCGGCAACACCGTTTCACAGGCGTACCGCGAAGTGGTGAGCCTGCTGCCAACCAGCCTGCAGCCTGCCGTACCGGAAGGCCCGCAGAAACTGACCCTGCGCCGCATTGGCGCGGGGATCCTCGACGCGCTGATCGGCACCATGTCCCCGCTGATCCCGGCGATCATCGGCGGCTCGATGGTCAAGCTGCTGGCGATGATCCTCGAGATGACCGGCGTGTTGGGCAAGGGCGATCCCACGCTGACCATCCTGACGGTCATTGGCGACGGCGCGTTCTTCTTCCTGCCGCTGATGGTGGCGGCCTCGGCGGCGGTGAAGTTCAAAACCAACATGTCGCTGGCGATCGCCATCGCGGGCGTGCTGGTCCACCCGAGCTTTATCGAGCTGATGGCGAAAGCCGCCCAGGGCGAGCACGTTGAGTTTGCCTTTATTCCGGTGACGGCGGTGAAATACACCTACACCGTCATCCCGGCGCTGGTGATGACCTGGTGCCTGTCGTACATCGAACGCTGGGTGGATCGCATTACCCCGGCAGTAACCAAAAACTTCCTCAAGCCGATGCTGATCGTGCTGATTGCCGCCCCGCTCGCCATCGTGCTGATTGGCCCGCTGGGGATCTGGATCGGCAGCGCCATCTCCGCGCTGGTTTACACCATTCACGGCTATCTGGGCTGGCTCTCCGTCGCCATCATGGGCGCGCTGTGGCCGCTGCTGGTGATGACCGGGATGCACCGCGTGTTTACGCCGACCATCATTCAGACCATTGCCGAAACGGGCAAAGAAGGGATGGTGATGCCGTCGGAAATCGGCGCCAACCTGTCGCTCGGCGGCTCGTCGCTGGCGGTGGCGTGGAAAACCAAAAACCCGGAGCTGCGCCAGACGGCGCTGGCGGCGGCGGCCTCCGCCATCATGGCGGGGATCTCTGAACCGGCGCTTTACGGCGTGGCGGTACGCCTGAAACGTCCGCTGATTGCGAGCCTGATCAGCGGCTTTATCTGCGGCGCGGTCGCCGGCATGGCCGGACTTGCCAGCCACTCGATGGCGGCGCCGGGGCTGTTCACCAGCGTGCAATTCTTCGACCCGGCGAACCCGATGACCATCGTATGGGTGTTCGGCGTGATGGGGCTGGCAGTGGTGCTATCGTTTGTTCTGACCCTGATACTCGGCTTTGAGGATATCCCGGTCGAAGACGAGGCCGAAAAAGCGCGCGCCCTGCAGACCGCACCGGTACAGAGCAAAGCAGCACAAGCATAA